One window of the Candidatus Phycorickettsia trachydisci genome contains the following:
- a CDS encoding pyridoxal phosphate-dependent aminotransferase has product MSILSTKLSRLKPSVTLLLNQKAKSLIKEGIDIIPFGVGEPDFDTPDNVKIAGIGAIVDGQTKYTNADGSIEMKKAIQLKFKRENNLDYNLNEIIVSTGAKQVIYNLFVATLDAGDEVIVPAPYWVSYPDMVLLGGGEPVFVNCDKNLKLTPQLLEDKITSKTKWVILNSPGNPSGVCYSDQELRALADVVAKYPHIHVMSDEIYEHIVFDGLKVKSIAQVAPELKQRIFIVNGVSKSYAMTGWRIGYGAGDEKIIKAMVMIQSQSTSSPCSISQAASIEALEGPQDVLKKNAAVFQARRDEAMRLLNASPLLEVTKAQGSFYLFVDMQKAIGKKTPSGKEIKNSDDFSLFLIEEANVAVVPGSAFGYEGFFRLSFATSMEELREGCNRIVTSCNKLS; this is encoded by the coding sequence ATGTCAATATTGTCAACAAAATTATCACGATTGAAACCATCAGTTACTCTTTTACTCAACCAAAAAGCCAAATCCTTAATTAAAGAAGGTATAGATATCATACCCTTTGGTGTAGGTGAGCCAGACTTTGACACACCAGATAATGTGAAAATCGCTGGCATTGGAGCTATTGTTGATGGACAAACCAAATATACAAATGCTGATGGCTCAATCGAGATGAAAAAAGCCATACAGCTAAAATTTAAGAGAGAAAATAATTTGGATTATAATTTAAATGAAATTATTGTTTCTACAGGTGCAAAGCAAGTCATTTATAATCTTTTTGTTGCCACTTTAGATGCAGGAGATGAAGTAATTGTACCGGCACCTTACTGGGTATCTTATCCTGATATGGTACTTCTAGGTGGAGGAGAGCCTGTATTTGTAAATTGCGATAAAAATCTAAAACTTACACCACAGCTTTTAGAGGACAAAATCACCTCAAAAACAAAGTGGGTAATTCTTAATTCACCAGGCAATCCTTCTGGTGTGTGCTACAGTGACCAAGAACTGCGAGCTTTAGCGGATGTTGTAGCTAAATATCCTCACATACATGTCATGTCTGATGAGATCTATGAACATATAGTCTTTGATGGTTTAAAAGTTAAATCTATAGCTCAAGTTGCTCCCGAATTAAAACAAAGGATTTTCATTGTAAATGGTGTATCTAAAAGCTATGCTATGACTGGATGGCGTATAGGATACGGCGCAGGAGACGAAAAGATAATAAAAGCGATGGTAATGATTCAATCTCAAAGCACTTCCAGTCCCTGCTCTATATCTCAAGCAGCATCTATTGAAGCCCTGGAAGGACCTCAAGATGTATTAAAGAAGAATGCCGCAGTTTTTCAAGCAAGAAGAGATGAGGCAATGAGGTTACTGAACGCATCACCCTTATTAGAAGTTACAAAAGCTCAAGGCAGCTTTTATTTATTCGTAGATATGCAAAAAGCTATTGGTAAAAAAACTCCATCAGGAAAAGAAATTAAGAATTCTGATGATTTTAGCTTATTTCTTATTGAGGAGGCTAATGTCGCAGTAGTTCCAGGCTCTGCTTTCGGATATGAAGGATTTTTTAGATTATCATTTGCAACCTCTATGGAAGAGTTACGCGAAGGTTGTAATCGAATCGTTACATCGTGTAATAAATTATCTTAA
- a CDS encoding sodium:solute symporter family transporter, whose translation MISNIDIAIFIGFLVVTIIFGLSSSYGITNIKEYAIGDKKFSTAAIAATLVATWASGQAFFAILSESYKDGLYKIWTELGYAVSLLLTGLVFAPRMGEFMNNLSIAEAMGDIYGKRVRIITAIAGFIASAGMIAMQLKVSGSLLRYCFNWPEMYGILISGIIITIYSSLGGIKSVTFTDVIQFATFTIMIPTLTFFILSTIEDPDVFLKTVTTHELFDYKQVFDFTRSRSLYFLFFFLFLAIPGFGPATFQRISMAKNINQVQKSFCIAAVTCYLIGLIICFLGVLIFSTNSNLTYDEIIHHTLFKYSYPGLIGCILAGITAMVMSTADSYVNSSSVLFVHDFCKPIGIRITNELFVTRIASFFLGMISIFIALVIYDSLRGLVLFANMFYMPIVTVPFILAVFGFRSTSKSVLIGMAAGAITVIIWEKFLNLKHIPGLVPGMGANLIFLFASHYILRQKGGWIGIKDPAPLIAIKRERSMKFKQFIESIKNFNFSKFIAKNSPNDELMYIYTGLFCFLSLYSNMSTIPKTTRLLFPELFQFITPSVLFSATALLSYPLWLESWKKKEIVAHLIWNAVALYGLIFIGVLFPIISNFATFQVMMLIINLIMIGILVRWQWALVMFFSGTIVAITFVNNYLPGALNLGIMSLKLKLMYTLLVIGSLLMVFIRPKQERQSLIEEKVLHLSSRLLAQEKEVLNALSLKSEFIRNMQHEYHTPMTGIMAMSQMLHDSFDNLSDKDKKEAAEVIYKSFVRLESFDSNLASLAKLTNANFELKTENVEFSHLLQDRVKICRKLYEESESQREFILNLPSEEVIIQGDKYYLQQMLDNLIINAITYCEHGLIEITLEKLGPRFLRFYVRDSGIGIPPSELLEVFGEFMVSSKTRTPSGGRGMGLALCKKVVAAHQGSILAESDGESWTLFTVTLPLR comes from the coding sequence ATGATCTCAAACATAGATATAGCGATTTTTATAGGTTTTCTCGTAGTTACCATAATATTTGGATTATCATCAAGTTATGGAATTACGAATATTAAAGAATATGCCATAGGGGATAAAAAGTTCTCAACAGCAGCTATTGCCGCTACTCTTGTGGCCACCTGGGCTAGTGGACAAGCTTTTTTTGCTATACTTTCCGAAAGTTATAAGGATGGTTTATATAAAATCTGGACAGAATTAGGGTACGCTGTCAGTTTACTTCTTACAGGATTAGTTTTTGCCCCTCGTATGGGAGAGTTTATGAACAACTTATCCATAGCAGAAGCTATGGGAGATATATATGGCAAGAGAGTTAGGATAATTACAGCAATAGCAGGATTTATCGCATCTGCCGGCATGATAGCTATGCAGCTTAAGGTTTCTGGTAGTTTACTCAGATACTGCTTTAATTGGCCAGAAATGTATGGCATTTTAATTTCAGGTATAATTATTACCATTTATTCAAGTCTCGGAGGAATCAAATCTGTAACTTTCACTGACGTAATTCAGTTTGCAACTTTCACTATTATGATTCCAACTTTGACTTTTTTTATATTATCTACGATAGAAGATCCAGATGTATTCTTAAAAACAGTCACTACTCACGAATTATTTGACTATAAACAGGTATTTGATTTTACACGATCTAGATCCCTTTATTTTCTTTTCTTCTTTCTATTTTTAGCAATACCAGGATTTGGACCAGCTACTTTTCAGAGAATTAGCATGGCAAAAAATATTAACCAAGTACAAAAATCTTTTTGTATAGCTGCAGTGACATGTTATTTAATTGGTTTAATAATATGCTTCCTCGGGGTACTAATTTTTTCTACCAATTCCAATTTAACTTACGACGAAATTATTCATCACACTTTATTTAAGTATTCCTACCCTGGACTAATAGGTTGTATATTAGCCGGTATTACTGCAATGGTTATGTCTACCGCTGATTCATATGTCAATTCTAGTTCAGTATTATTTGTGCATGACTTTTGTAAGCCGATAGGAATAAGAATTACAAATGAATTATTCGTTACTCGCATTGCTTCATTTTTCTTAGGAATGATTTCAATATTCATAGCATTAGTAATATATGATAGTTTAAGAGGACTAGTACTTTTTGCCAATATGTTTTATATGCCAATAGTAACGGTACCATTTATCTTAGCTGTGTTTGGCTTTCGTAGCACAAGTAAGTCTGTGCTTATTGGTATGGCCGCAGGAGCTATTACGGTAATAATTTGGGAAAAATTTTTAAATTTAAAACATATTCCAGGCTTAGTACCAGGTATGGGAGCAAATCTTATCTTCCTGTTTGCTAGCCATTATATCTTAAGGCAAAAAGGTGGTTGGATTGGCATCAAAGATCCAGCGCCCCTAATTGCTATAAAACGCGAGAGGAGTATGAAGTTTAAACAATTTATTGAATCAATTAAAAACTTCAACTTTTCAAAATTTATAGCAAAGAATAGTCCCAATGATGAATTAATGTACATTTATACAGGGCTATTCTGCTTCTTATCTTTGTATTCCAATATGTCAACCATACCTAAAACTACACGGCTATTATTCCCAGAATTATTTCAGTTTATTACTCCTTCAGTATTGTTTTCGGCAACTGCATTGCTCAGTTATCCACTTTGGCTTGAATCTTGGAAAAAGAAAGAAATAGTAGCTCATTTAATATGGAATGCTGTGGCCTTATATGGATTAATTTTTATAGGCGTTTTATTCCCGATCATTAGTAATTTTGCGACATTTCAAGTAATGATGCTAATAATTAACCTAATAATGATAGGAATATTGGTCAGATGGCAATGGGCTCTTGTGATGTTTTTCTCTGGAACAATCGTGGCTATTACTTTTGTCAATAATTACTTACCAGGAGCGTTAAATTTAGGGATTATGTCTCTTAAATTGAAACTTATGTATACTTTATTGGTTATAGGTAGCTTGCTTATGGTATTCATCAGACCGAAACAAGAACGTCAATCATTGATCGAAGAGAAAGTACTACACCTTAGCTCTAGACTGCTAGCCCAAGAAAAAGAGGTCTTAAATGCCTTGTCCTTAAAATCTGAATTTATCCGTAATATGCAGCATGAGTATCATACCCCCATGACCGGTATTATGGCTATGTCACAGATGCTTCATGATTCTTTTGATAATCTAAGTGATAAGGATAAGAAAGAAGCTGCAGAGGTTATTTATAAAAGCTTCGTACGTTTAGAGAGTTTTGATTCTAACCTTGCAAGTTTGGCAAAATTAACTAATGCAAATTTTGAACTAAAAACTGAAAATGTAGAATTTTCTCATCTTTTACAGGACAGAGTTAAAATTTGTCGTAAACTTTATGAAGAATCGGAATCACAACGAGAATTTATTCTTAATTTACCATCTGAAGAAGTAATAATTCAAGGTGATAAATATTATTTACAACAAATGCTAGATAACCTTATCATTAATGCAATTACTTACTGTGAACATGGTTTAATTGAAATCACATTAGAAAAGCTAGGTCCTAGGTTTTTACGTTTTTATGTCAGAGATAGTGGTATAGGTATACCCCCATCTGAGTTATTGGAAGTATTTGGAGAGTTTATGGTTAGCTCTAAAACCAGAACTCCATCAGGCGGAAGGGGCATGGGACTTGCTTTATGTAAAAAAGTTGTCGCAGCTCACCAGGGAAGTATTTTAGCTGAGAGTGACGGAGAAAGCTGGACGTTATTTACTGTTACTTTGCCGTTGAGATAA
- a CDS encoding CTP synthase, giving the protein MTKFIFFTGGVVSSLGKGIAASSLAACLQARGFKVKLKKIDPYLNINPGSMSPYEHGEVFVTHDGTEADLDLGHYERFTGIQTDKSDSISAGQIYSSVLKNEREGAYLGETVQVIPHITDEIKNFITKDSGSVDFVICEIGGTVGDIEGLPFLEAIRQISTKVEKRNVLYVHVTLLPFIAAAKELKTKPTQHSVKELLRIGIQPDIILCRSSMPVSKEIRNKISMFCNVMPDRVIEAPDLASIYQAPLVYHNNGLDEEVCKYFGLNAPEPELDPWKKINESMQNLDKSLTIGIVGKYVNLSDAYKSLIEALVHAGLENKTHINIKWIDSEAKDINNQLEEVQGIIVPGGFGVRGVDGKLKAIKYARENLVPFLGICFGMQLAVVEAFKNVLGLKSANSAEIDPQTSDPVICVIDELQNPKHNVSQIGTAGVMRSGEYDCILEENSKLSKVYNSIMISERYRYRYTINKAYLNKKSGLRFIGSANNEGFVDAIEHESHPWFIGVQFHPEFKSSPFKAHPLFIDFVRNALSIN; this is encoded by the coding sequence ATGACTAAATTTATTTTTTTTACAGGTGGAGTAGTTTCTTCATTAGGTAAAGGCATAGCAGCCTCATCCTTAGCTGCATGCTTGCAAGCAAGAGGCTTCAAAGTGAAACTAAAAAAAATTGATCCTTACTTAAATATCAATCCTGGTTCTATGAGTCCTTATGAGCATGGAGAGGTGTTTGTAACTCATGATGGCACTGAGGCTGATTTGGACCTTGGACATTATGAGCGTTTTACTGGCATCCAAACAGATAAATCAGATAGTATCTCAGCGGGGCAGATTTATTCTTCTGTTCTGAAAAATGAGCGTGAAGGGGCCTATTTAGGTGAAACTGTACAGGTTATACCTCATATTACTGATGAGATTAAAAACTTTATTACCAAGGATAGCGGAAGCGTAGATTTTGTGATTTGTGAAATTGGTGGTACCGTTGGAGATATAGAAGGTTTGCCCTTTTTAGAGGCGATAAGGCAGATAAGCACTAAGGTAGAAAAAAGGAACGTACTATATGTACATGTTACTCTCTTACCTTTTATAGCTGCTGCTAAAGAGCTTAAAACAAAGCCTACTCAGCACTCTGTTAAAGAATTACTGAGAATAGGTATACAGCCTGATATCATCTTGTGCCGCTCTAGCATGCCAGTAAGTAAAGAAATACGTAATAAAATCTCGATGTTTTGTAATGTGATGCCAGATAGAGTCATAGAAGCGCCTGATCTTGCATCTATATATCAAGCTCCTTTAGTTTATCATAACAATGGTCTTGATGAGGAAGTGTGCAAATATTTTGGCCTTAATGCTCCTGAACCTGAATTAGATCCATGGAAGAAAATTAACGAGAGTATGCAAAATCTCGACAAATCCTTAACAATCGGTATTGTGGGTAAATATGTGAATTTGAGCGATGCATATAAATCATTGATAGAAGCTTTGGTACACGCTGGTCTTGAAAATAAAACGCACATAAATATAAAATGGATCGATTCTGAAGCAAAGGATATAAATAATCAGTTAGAAGAGGTTCAAGGTATAATAGTTCCGGGAGGTTTTGGTGTACGAGGGGTAGATGGTAAGTTAAAAGCTATTAAATATGCCCGTGAAAATTTAGTGCCTTTCTTAGGTATATGTTTCGGTATGCAACTTGCTGTAGTAGAAGCTTTCAAAAATGTTTTAGGCCTTAAGTCAGCAAATTCAGCAGAGATCGATCCGCAAACTTCTGATCCAGTGATTTGTGTGATTGATGAATTACAAAATCCAAAACATAATGTATCGCAAATAGGCACTGCAGGAGTGATGCGTTCAGGAGAGTACGATTGCATTTTGGAAGAAAATTCAAAATTATCAAAGGTATACAATTCGATTATGATTTCTGAAAGGTATCGTTATAGATATACAATAAATAAGGCGTACCTTAATAAAAAATCAGGATTAAGATTTATAGGTAGTGCTAATAATGAGGGTTTTGTTGATGCAATTGAGCATGAAAGTCACCCTTGGTTTATAGGTGTGCAGTTTCATCCAGAATTTAAATCTAGCCCTTTTAAAGCTCACCCACTGTTTATAGATTTTGTAAGAAATGCTTTGAGTATTAACTAA
- a CDS encoding cytochrome ubiquinol oxidase subunit I has product MMFDPIFLARVQFAFTISFHIIFPAFTIGLGSFLAVLETLWVITKNVHYRDLYKFWIKIFAVAFGMGVVSGVVMSYQFGTNWSVFSDRVANVLGPLLGFEVMTAFFLEASFLGIMLFGWGRVSQTMHLVSTWIVAIGTLVSAFWILSANSWMQTPQGFTVGEDGRLMPTDWLEIIFNPSFPPRYLHMIAAAYLTTSFVVGGVGAFYLLKKKYLPHARIMLGMATIMATLVGPLQSAIGDWHGGNTLEHQPAKIAAIEGIWETTKGAPMLLFAWPDQKERKNYFEIGIPGGASYILKDDPNAELKGLNDFPDHNPPVAVVFFSFRVMVGLGVLMILIGIISTIYYFRGKLFESSWLHKAWIAMSPSGFIALLAGWFVTEVGRQPWSAYGVVRTAEAVSPAILGPQVAWSLAAFVIMYTFVFGAGIHYIFKLIRKGMVVAEEKDQYLDHSMEASVVEAISQK; this is encoded by the coding sequence ATAATGTTTGATCCTATTTTTTTAGCTAGAGTGCAGTTTGCGTTTACTATTAGCTTTCATATCATATTTCCTGCTTTCACTATAGGACTTGGAAGTTTCTTGGCTGTGCTAGAGACTTTATGGGTCATAACCAAAAATGTTCATTATCGTGATCTGTATAAATTTTGGATCAAGATTTTTGCCGTAGCCTTTGGAATGGGCGTTGTATCTGGAGTTGTTATGTCGTATCAGTTTGGAACTAATTGGTCAGTATTTTCTGACCGTGTAGCTAACGTTCTAGGACCTTTGCTTGGCTTTGAAGTAATGACGGCATTCTTTTTAGAAGCATCTTTCCTTGGCATAATGTTATTTGGTTGGGGAAGAGTAAGTCAAACAATGCATCTTGTATCTACTTGGATTGTTGCAATCGGAACTTTGGTTTCAGCATTTTGGATTCTATCCGCTAACAGCTGGATGCAAACCCCACAAGGTTTTACTGTAGGTGAAGATGGACGTCTAATGCCTACAGACTGGCTGGAAATTATATTTAATCCATCCTTTCCGCCTCGTTACTTGCATATGATTGCGGCAGCGTATCTTACAACTTCTTTCGTTGTGGGCGGAGTGGGTGCTTTTTATTTGCTTAAGAAAAAATATTTGCCTCATGCGCGTATTATGTTAGGTATGGCAACAATTATGGCAACGCTTGTTGGACCATTGCAATCTGCCATTGGTGACTGGCATGGGGGTAATACATTAGAACACCAGCCAGCAAAAATCGCAGCAATAGAAGGTATTTGGGAAACAACTAAAGGAGCACCAATGTTGCTTTTTGCTTGGCCTGATCAAAAAGAACGCAAGAATTATTTTGAAATTGGTATTCCCGGTGGTGCAAGCTATATTTTAAAAGACGATCCAAATGCTGAGCTAAAAGGTTTAAACGACTTCCCGGATCACAACCCACCGGTTGCAGTTGTATTCTTTTCTTTTAGAGTAATGGTAGGGCTAGGCGTATTAATGATATTAATAGGAATTATTAGTACAATTTATTATTTTAGAGGCAAGTTATTCGAATCTTCCTGGTTACATAAAGCTTGGATAGCAATGAGCCCTTCAGGATTTATTGCATTACTTGCTGGTTGGTTTGTAACTGAAGTTGGAAGGCAACCTTGGAGTGCATATGGCGTCGTAAGAACAGCCGAAGCTGTTTCGCCGGCGATATTAGGTCCACAGGTTGCATGGTCATTAGCTGCATTTGTTATAATGTACACTTTTGTTTTTGGTGCAGGAATTCACTACATATTTAAGTTAATTAGGAAGGGCATGGTTGTTGCAGAAGAAAAAGATCAGTACTTAGATCATAGTATGGAGGCATCAGTTGTCGAAGCAATTTCTCAAAAGTAA
- a CDS encoding phage minor head protein, giving the protein MFYINLSMEEADMLVHKGKGPMDLWKEKWVEDARDRVHNLDLDIPEHEEVYNQHVKTFIMFNEVNWEPDEKGFPKKPIIKLEVYDDTATPPNKTIGFGFNMDAPGAEQEWKKVFGDKVSFEKVLNGKEITNEQAKQLLDYQIIKRRGELQKFFGKYWDRFKPNEKMTTESLYFNNPSLVRRYNPKSGRSEDTNFSKNMKKYVDTNDPKYLKEAYKEVKYKSNKTKNPGIQNRRNREANALDSDQCPMRSKPNDDPIPQGTSMKAEVSKTVVPRGLPNTICKPNDKYYIWRCQHDDKVRLKHQFHDGKIFDIDNPPDIGHPGDDYNCRCIQDFNIPDFVDIDTSKKMIRKHITNLFELPNFCIK; this is encoded by the coding sequence ATGTTTTATATAAATCTTTCAATGGAAGAGGCAGATATGCTTGTTCATAAAGGAAAAGGACCAATGGATCTGTGGAAGGAGAAGTGGGTAGAAGACGCTCGTGATAGAGTGCATAATTTAGACTTAGACATTCCAGAGCATGAAGAAGTTTATAATCAGCACGTAAAAACCTTCATAATGTTTAATGAAGTCAATTGGGAACCCGATGAAAAAGGATTTCCGAAAAAACCTATAATAAAACTTGAAGTCTATGATGATACAGCAACACCACCTAATAAAACCATAGGTTTTGGGTTTAATATGGATGCTCCTGGGGCAGAGCAAGAATGGAAAAAAGTTTTTGGAGATAAAGTATCATTTGAGAAAGTCCTTAATGGAAAAGAAATAACGAATGAACAAGCAAAACAACTACTTGATTATCAAATTATCAAACGCAGAGGCGAATTACAAAAATTTTTTGGAAAATATTGGGACCGTTTCAAGCCAAATGAAAAAATGACCACAGAGTCACTTTACTTTAATAACCCATCTTTGGTGAGGCGTTATAACCCAAAATCTGGCCGTAGCGAAGATACTAATTTCTCAAAAAATATGAAAAAGTACGTTGATACTAATGATCCTAAATATTTAAAAGAGGCTTATAAAGAAGTAAAATATAAATCAAATAAAACCAAAAACCCAGGTATTCAGAATAGGAGGAATAGAGAAGCTAACGCACTTGATTCAGATCAATGTCCTATGCGTTCTAAACCAAATGATGATCCGATTCCCCAAGGTACATCAATGAAAGCAGAAGTTAGCAAAACAGTTGTTCCTCGAGGCTTACCAAATACAATTTGCAAACCAAATGATAAATATTACATTTGGCGGTGTCAGCATGATGATAAAGTAAGACTTAAACATCAATTTCATGATGGCAAAATATTTGATATAGATAATCCACCTGATATAGGACATCCAGGAGATGATTACAATTGCCGCTGCATTCAAGATTTTAACATTCCTGATTTTGTGGATATTGATACATCAAAAAAGATGATCAGAAAGCATATAACCAATTTATTCGAATTACCTAATTTTTGTATAAAATAA
- the tsaE gene encoding tRNA (adenosine(37)-N6)-threonylcarbamoyltransferase complex ATPase subunit type 1 TsaE: MEYLSTSLQETKKIAKHIFEELLIKRRVAFYGDLGSGKTTLCRYIIQAACNDPEMIVASPTFSFVNSYPTPFGHIHHYDLYRAKSPIEFYEIGLLDALNRNQLCLIEWPGLLEIYFQTCNVTRVTVSYKDKNTRLISIS, encoded by the coding sequence ATGGAATATTTATCGACATCTCTACAAGAAACAAAAAAGATTGCCAAACATATATTTGAAGAGTTGTTGATAAAAAGGAGAGTAGCTTTTTATGGAGATTTAGGTAGCGGTAAAACAACACTTTGTCGCTACATAATCCAAGCTGCTTGCAACGATCCTGAGATGATAGTCGCAAGTCCTACATTTAGTTTTGTCAACAGTTATCCGACTCCTTTTGGTCATATACATCATTATGATTTATATCGAGCAAAAAGCCCAATTGAATTCTATGAAATAGGTCTATTAGATGCTCTTAATCGCAATCAGCTTTGTTTAATAGAATGGCCAGGATTACTTGAAATATACTTTCAAACCTGCAACGTCACTCGAGTAACAGTTAGTTACAAAGATAAAAATACCAGACTCATTTCGATTAGTTAA
- a CDS encoding rhodanese-like domain-containing protein, with protein sequence MQTIIATELKNLLEKGEALLIDVRKAEEYEAEHIAGSTLIPLGEISVDKLSNKSKAIVLYCRSGKRSMAAGEKLLAQDPNLEVFSLMGGIIGWRTEELPTVTLDKPSTESQSYLLISTLLLVVGVSLVSYLLYSIFKG encoded by the coding sequence ATGCAAACAATTATAGCAACTGAGCTTAAAAATTTATTAGAAAAGGGAGAAGCTTTACTGATTGACGTACGAAAAGCTGAGGAGTATGAAGCTGAGCATATAGCAGGATCAACTCTGATACCTTTGGGCGAAATATCCGTAGATAAATTATCAAATAAATCTAAGGCGATAGTGTTATACTGTAGATCGGGCAAACGTAGTATGGCTGCAGGAGAAAAATTGTTAGCACAAGATCCAAACTTAGAAGTTTTTTCTTTAATGGGAGGTATTATTGGCTGGAGAACTGAAGAGTTACCTACGGTCACTTTAGATAAACCATCCACAGAATCTCAAAGCTACTTATTGATAAGCACCTTATTGTTGGTAGTAGGTGTTAGTCTCGTATCTTACTTGTTATATAGTATATTTAAAGGTTAG
- the cydB gene encoding cytochrome d ubiquinol oxidase subunit II has product MFDLSNFVDLPVVWGLLIATAILLYVILDGFDLGVGILFPFAPTEKCRDRMMNSIAPFWDSNETWLVLGGGGLFVAFPLAYSILLPAFYMPIIMMLLGLIMRGVAFEFRFKSDLSYRRFWDYVFHFGSLGAAFCQGIVLGSFVQGIKVTGRSFAGGALDWATGFSMLAGMGVVFGYALLGATWLVMKTTDITQDWARSVGSYVLGFVAIFMALVAICFPLLNDFIDRFWFDHSNVFILLFIPFTLSNLFIKLWFDLHDAKRECRPFFISLGIFACGYISLILSIFPWIVPFHYTIWDAAASKPGLSLVLVGVAITLPLVLVYIGYCYYVFKGKASHDRTY; this is encoded by the coding sequence ATGTTTGATTTATCTAATTTTGTTGATTTACCTGTAGTTTGGGGCTTATTAATTGCAACCGCGATTTTACTTTACGTGATTTTAGATGGTTTTGATCTAGGAGTAGGAATATTGTTTCCTTTTGCCCCTACTGAAAAGTGTCGTGACCGCATGATGAATTCTATTGCGCCATTTTGGGATAGTAACGAAACTTGGCTAGTACTAGGAGGTGGTGGTTTATTTGTAGCATTTCCTCTTGCCTATTCTATCTTATTACCCGCATTTTATATGCCTATTATCATGATGTTATTGGGCCTTATTATGAGAGGAGTCGCTTTCGAATTTAGATTCAAATCCGACCTAAGCTATCGTAGATTTTGGGATTATGTTTTTCATTTTGGATCTCTTGGAGCTGCATTCTGTCAAGGAATAGTTTTGGGATCTTTTGTACAAGGCATCAAGGTTACGGGCAGAAGCTTTGCTGGAGGAGCACTTGACTGGGCTACTGGATTTTCGATGCTTGCTGGAATGGGGGTTGTATTCGGATACGCACTGCTTGGAGCCACTTGGCTAGTTATGAAAACAACAGATATAACCCAAGACTGGGCTCGCAGCGTTGGATCTTATGTATTAGGTTTTGTTGCTATTTTTATGGCTCTTGTAGCTATATGTTTTCCCCTACTTAATGATTTTATAGATAGATTTTGGTTTGATCATTCAAATGTTTTTATACTACTGTTCATACCTTTTACGCTTTCTAACCTTTTTATAAAATTATGGTTTGATTTGCATGATGCAAAACGAGAATGTCGTCCTTTTTTCATATCTTTAGGCATTTTTGCATGCGGATATATAAGTTTAATCTTAAGTATATTTCCTTGGATTGTTCCTTTTCATTACACAATTTGGGATGCTGCAGCATCTAAACCAGGTTTATCGCTAGTACTAGTTGGAGTAGCTATAACATTGCCTTTAGTTCTAGTGTATATAGGCTACTGTTATTATGTATTTAAAGGTAAAGCTTCTCATGATCGCACATATTAA